The Metabacillus sediminilitoris genome window below encodes:
- the lysA gene encoding diaminopimelate decarboxylase, translating into MFLHGTSKINENGHLEIGGVDTIKLAKEYGTPLYIYDVALIRERARSFKQAFENMGVNAQVAYASKAFSSIAMFQLIAEEGLSLDVVSGGELFTAITSGFPAEKIHLHGNNKSRAELKMALDHGVGCIVVDNFYEIELLKELSKNDKKQVQVLLRVTPGVEAHTHDYITTGQEDSKFGFGLLNGQIETAIEAVLKSENIHLLGIHCHIGSQIFDTAGFVLAAERVFEKIKAWMEKFSFTPEVVNLGGGFGIRYTKEDEPLPPTYYVEQIVEAVKKQVNEIGIKMPEIWIEPGRSLVGDAGTTLYSIGSRKTVPNIREYVAIDGGMSDNIRPALYQAKYEAVLANRVTEKHDKPVSIAGKCCESGDMLIWDLPLPEVNPDDILAVFCTGAYGYSMANNYNRIPRPAVVFVENGEVQLVVKRESFEDLIANDLPLKSKVIQN; encoded by the coding sequence TTGTTTCTACATGGTACAAGTAAAATTAATGAAAATGGACATTTAGAAATTGGTGGAGTCGATACAATAAAATTAGCAAAAGAATATGGAACACCTCTTTATATTTATGATGTTGCTTTAATTAGAGAACGTGCAAGAAGCTTTAAACAGGCATTTGAGAATATGGGCGTAAATGCACAAGTAGCTTATGCAAGTAAAGCCTTTTCGTCGATTGCTATGTTCCAATTGATTGCAGAAGAAGGATTATCATTAGATGTAGTATCTGGTGGAGAGCTTTTTACTGCCATTACTTCTGGTTTTCCTGCTGAAAAAATTCATTTGCATGGCAATAACAAAAGTCGTGCAGAGTTAAAAATGGCATTAGATCATGGAGTCGGATGTATTGTTGTTGATAATTTTTATGAAATTGAATTGCTTAAGGAATTATCAAAAAATGATAAAAAACAAGTACAAGTCCTTTTACGTGTAACACCAGGAGTTGAAGCACATACACATGATTATATTACAACAGGACAAGAAGATTCAAAGTTTGGTTTTGGTTTATTAAATGGTCAAATCGAAACAGCGATTGAAGCTGTACTTAAGTCTGAAAATATTCATTTATTAGGCATTCATTGTCATATAGGTTCACAAATTTTTGATACTGCTGGTTTTGTACTTGCTGCAGAGAGAGTATTTGAGAAAATAAAAGCTTGGATGGAGAAATTTTCGTTTACACCTGAAGTTGTTAATTTAGGAGGAGGCTTCGGAATTCGATATACAAAAGAGGACGAGCCGCTTCCACCGACTTACTATGTAGAGCAAATTGTAGAAGCAGTAAAAAAACAAGTTAATGAGATAGGAATAAAGATGCCGGAAATTTGGATTGAACCGGGCCGTTCACTTGTTGGTGATGCAGGAACGACACTTTATTCAATTGGCTCACGAAAAACAGTACCAAATATTCGCGAATATGTAGCAATTGATGGGGGGATGAGCGATAATATTCGTCCTGCACTTTATCAAGCAAAGTATGAAGCTGTTTTAGCAAACCGTGTGACGGAAAAACATGACAAGCCAGTATCAATCGCAGGAAAATGCTGTGAAAGCGGTGATATGTTAATTTGGGATTTACCATTACCAGAGGTTAATCCAGATGATATTTTAGCTGTTTTCTGTACAGGAGCATATGGTTATTCAATGGCGAATAATTACAATCGAATTCCTCGTCCAGCTGTAGTATTTGTTGAAAATGGAGAAGTGCAACTAGTTGTAAAAAGAGAAAGCTTTGAAGATTTAATTGCTAATGATTTACCGCTTAAATCGAAAGTTATTCAAAATTAA
- a CDS encoding YkyB family protein → MDDHNRLDPTKQPTTENLARAIYIVNRHAKTAPNPKFLYALKKKALLKLVHEGKAKKEGLHFSNNPKYSKQQSDVLVSAGEYYFHMPPTKDDFDQLPHLGSLNQTYRNPKTHMSLSKAKILLQQYVGMQEDKRPPKSFQSKKTRTYEKPVFKRLGESYR, encoded by the coding sequence ATGGACGATCATAATCGACTCGATCCAACAAAACAACCAACAACAGAAAACCTCGCACGTGCTATTTATATTGTGAATCGACATGCAAAAACCGCACCAAATCCAAAATTTCTTTATGCATTAAAAAAGAAAGCATTACTAAAGCTTGTCCATGAAGGTAAGGCGAAAAAAGAAGGACTTCATTTTTCAAATAATCCAAAATATAGCAAACAGCAATCTGATGTCCTTGTTTCAGCTGGAGAGTATTACTTTCATATGCCTCCTACAAAAGATGACTTCGATCAACTTCCACATTTAGGATCCTTGAATCAAACATATCGTAATCCCAAAACACATATGTCATTATCTAAGGCGAAAATCCTCTTACAGCAGTATGTGGGAATGCAAGAAGATAAACGCCCACCTAAGTCATTTCAATCAAAAAAAACACGTACATATGAGAAGCCTGTTTTCAAAAGACTTGGAGAAAGTTATCGGTGA
- a CDS encoding MFS transporter has protein sequence MKIFRNRNFVKLFFAALFSQMGTTIGNMAFAFYLLDHFSHQPAYATIAELMYSLPTVLVFFIVGVVADRFDRKKVAENCDWIRAGLTVLLFGALYLNSIPLVFLVLFIRSSVTKFFFPAENSLVQGILNKEQYAQAAGLNQMLFSIFMVFGVGIGAAIYKTIGIHGAVLVDFVSFIISALLIRSCKIPQSARLPNGTFKWKDFNIKSTFHDFKAGILYIIKNRLLAVLVFGFFIFGIVNGAFSILPMFTMKYELSPDNYEWYASFFAISLGFGLLTGSGIGTLIASKFKPYQLMVYPIFITSLLIFLLGYTNKVSIFLVIVFIIGTCLGPINIAIGGWMPKIVHPKLMGRVSGWIDPLMMFAQSVTLGLIALLFPKIIEKIDYLYYGMALIILIVSLFYALTLPKLSQAFEEKEKRIYNNRRATKTDPKINSL, from the coding sequence ATGAAAATTTTTCGCAATCGAAATTTTGTAAAATTATTTTTTGCAGCTTTATTTTCACAAATGGGTACCACCATTGGAAATATGGCTTTTGCATTCTACTTGTTAGATCATTTTAGCCACCAGCCTGCTTACGCAACAATCGCTGAGCTTATGTATTCTTTACCAACTGTTTTGGTGTTTTTTATTGTAGGGGTTGTTGCAGATCGTTTTGATCGTAAAAAGGTAGCTGAAAATTGTGATTGGATTAGAGCTGGATTAACTGTTCTTTTGTTTGGTGCTCTATATCTAAACTCGATTCCACTTGTATTCCTTGTCCTATTTATTCGAAGTTCTGTAACAAAATTCTTCTTTCCAGCAGAGAACAGCCTTGTTCAAGGAATATTAAATAAAGAACAATATGCACAGGCAGCTGGTTTAAATCAAATGCTCTTTAGTATATTTATGGTATTCGGAGTTGGAATCGGTGCAGCTATTTACAAAACTATTGGAATCCACGGTGCCGTTCTTGTAGATTTTGTAAGCTTTATTATTTCAGCATTATTAATTCGTTCCTGTAAAATCCCGCAGTCAGCAAGACTCCCTAATGGGACATTCAAATGGAAGGATTTTAACATAAAATCCACATTTCATGATTTTAAAGCCGGTATTTTATATATCATCAAGAACCGTCTATTAGCTGTTTTAGTTTTTGGATTCTTCATATTTGGTATTGTAAATGGCGCTTTTTCTATTTTGCCAATGTTTACGATGAAATATGAACTTTCACCAGATAATTATGAATGGTATGCATCCTTTTTTGCTATCTCATTAGGATTCGGGCTTTTAACCGGCAGTGGGATTGGTACTCTTATTGCATCAAAATTTAAACCTTATCAATTGATGGTATATCCTATTTTTATAACAAGTCTGCTTATTTTTTTGTTAGGATATACAAACAAAGTTTCAATCTTTTTGGTGATTGTATTCATTATTGGGACATGCTTAGGGCCAATAAATATAGCCATTGGGGGATGGATGCCAAAAATCGTTCATCCAAAACTAATGGGAAGAGTAAGCGGCTGGATTGATCCATTAATGATGTTTGCACAGTCTGTAACATTAGGTCTTATTGCATTGCTTTTTCCAAAAATAATTGAAAAAATTGATTATTTATATTATGGTATGGCGCTTATTATTTTAATTGTATCGCTATTTTATGCTTTAACATTGCCGAAATTAAGCCAAGCCTTTGAAGAAAAGGAGAAACGTATTTACAATAATCGTAGAGCAACTAAAACAGATCCTAAGATAAACTCGCTATAA